Within Anguilla anguilla isolate fAngAng1 chromosome 11, fAngAng1.pri, whole genome shotgun sequence, the genomic segment AAGGATCAGTGATCTGACAGGGTGTCTGACCGGAAAATAACGATGATAATATTATACATGCTTTAAATAGTTTGTCTAAAAATCACACTTGACAAGTGCCTCGTTGttaataattatcattttgCACTTTggcaaatgttttaaaacaattttacagCAGATATGATCATTAAAGCACCatatgaaatgtgtggaatGTGATGAAATATGCAATTGAATCATATGtacatttaaatggtttttattaTGAAACAACAATCATTAAAATTATGGATCATCAATATCTTAAATACAAGGCAATATACAGAACTCTGAGAGCATGGATCTAGCATGCATATAAAATTATTTCCTTTATCAAAGGTAACACATGTTTTTACTTTGAAACAAACCCAAGCAAATGTTTCTAAACACAGGAGAAATATTCTCTAAAAAATAGCTGCCATGAACAATTTTTCATCGCTAACATCCATTTCCATTTATTAAACAGACATAGGAATGAACTCCACAGGAGTCAGAAGATGAGATTAGAACATCTCTTctacacatttctgaaaaaatcGAAATATCAAggattaaaaataaaggtaCAGTAATTGTACATTAACGTAATATGgttttaaagcaaaacaaatctcACAAAACTGAATACATTTATCGAGCATATATTGAATTCAGCCGAATAGAATTCATCCTTCAATATGAAGACAACATAATACATATGAAAATAAGGGAAAGGCGTATTTCCTACGAGTTGAGAGGAAGTCAAACTCCCCTCAAGGATCCATGTGAGAGTCTGTGCAGCGTCTCTACCAGGGCCTCCAGAGAGGCAGCCCAGCTCCAGCACTCTGCCCTGCAGTGAAAGGGCTCTGCTTGGAGCTGGCTGGGGACTCAGGACACAGCTTCTTGGTGGACACCTGGGTGCCATGTGAACCATATCGCTGCTTGACCGAGACGTTCCCCTTGGAGCTGAAGGACAGGTAGCGCAGAGCCTCTCCCCAGCACTGAGAGTAGCCGTGGCTGTAGCCCATCTGATTGGCCGCTGCCCGAGGCTGAAGCTGCTGCTTCAGGAAGCTGACGGTCATCTCCAGGACGTCGGCTTTCTCCAGCTTGGCGCTGGGGTCGCTCTTGCGGAACTCTGTCTCCAGCAGGGCCTTGAGCTGCTCAATGCTGCTGTTGATGCGATCCCTGCGCATCTTCTCCACCACTGGCTTTCTCAACTGTTAATGAACAAAAGGGAAAACAGGTTAGTTGAGCATTATAAATATACACAACAATGAATCAAACTGGTTGAATCCCACAGGCAGATTTTCATCAACGCACTGATCCTGATACTCACTTTATGTCTTTCCTTTTCGGACATCTTGAGGCTGATGTAGTCTGTGCTGTAGGAGCAAGGTGCCATTCTGGTTTGAGTGAAGACCTGGTGTCTCTGTGGAAGCAGGTTGAGTGTGATCTGGCTGAAGGATTCCTTCCTCCTATTTATAGCCGGTGATTTGCATTACAAAGCCATGGGCCCCGAGCTAGATTAGGTTTCCCACACTCAGAGGCCAGTGGGCGCATCCTGCAAACAATGGGAGAAACATCAATAATTTCATGGTTAACTGGCTGCATGCTGTTCCACAGGGGGTTTGGTCCACCATGTATCAGCAACACTGTGTGATAAACAACACAAACCGGCCATAGACTTTTATTACCTGGGAACGTCCCAGTCGCAATCAGACAGGGTTTCTGCAGATGAAGAGGGGCAAGACAGTAGCCATTTcacatggcgggggggggggggggggggggggggggcggcttatGATAAGATTCtacacacaaatgtatgtttgtgtatgtttttgtatgtattcatatgtgtgtgtaaactttTATAGATTCTACACATTATCAGCCATAGCCCTCTGTTATCAAACATTAATCATCCTAGAATCCAGGAAATGTATATGTCTATATGTCTactatgcatatatatatatatatatatacacacaccgatcagccacaacataaAAACCAACCACCTAATATTGTGTATGTCctcctcgtgccgccaaaacagctctgacctgtcgaggcatggactccacctcggacacctgaaggtgtcctctggtatatttggatttctgtatatatttgtatctactgtatatttgtatctgatattttgtatcatatatatatatatatatatatatgtgtagaCCTGAAGATGTCTGTAGCCAACCCCATATCTCAATATTCAatatgaagacacacacacacctacatagaCGACCCACAGATGTTCCTGTGGGAATGTCCATTAAATGCAATTATCCAGCCCCCTCTCTGACGGCACACTTCCATTGTCCTTTGCTGAGAATATTGAGCAGTGAATGGGAGGCTAGTGTGGGAAACCCAGTGGTGGAGCCGACTCACACGTTCCCCAGTCAATAgacctgaccccgccccccccccccccccccccccaatcccccccagAAAGTATTTCAAGATATGCTATCTTCTAAGACATAAAGctcaaattgatttttaattctATGTTTCGGTTGCAAAACACTGGTAAAGCTGCTGTGATTTTAAcatttgctcttttttcagTGTAACAAAGCAAATGTGGTTTTTAGTGGAGAACCTGTCGCTCTTCGAAAATACCCAGTAACTGACATATTTATACAGCACACCTTGCAAAAGTCGCGTGAAGAGGTCTCAGGATACATATACGCCGCTTTTATTGCATGAGTGGTGTCGCGTCAAAGGATGAAGGGGGCCGCCTCATGGCTGCCACGGTAAGTGCTAACAGCGAGCAAGTGACTGTCACGTGCGTGAGTGCTAATCCCTGTGGGCTTTCCCACACTCacgggagggaaaaaaaggaagcgTGTCTCAATAGATTGCACGCTAATTACAGCTACGCGCAGTGGGAAGCGTTTGATCACACCGCCCAGCAGCAGGTCAGCGTTTGAGGGGAGGTGTAGGCTTCAGGTCCAGCGCCCGCCACTCCGCGCGCAAACACCACTCCCTTTTTCCCCTCCACGACCAAACGACCACCGTTGCGCCACAGGTCTGTAGCAGAATCGCAAATTGATGTTATCTCTGTTGTCACAGGCGTCTATGCAAGTGTGGGAAAGTCTCAAGAGCTTGATCTCCACGCGCTGAAATGGGCGTCAAGAAATCCTTTTATTGTTTAGGGACGTTTTCGTTCCACATTCTCCCAGTTTTTTGGGACGCGTAACCCTGCtaaattgtaaatataaaaaagaaatgaaactttTATCTTACACTTCgcctaaatgtaaataaaaatgcaatatttaatttaattcaataattcGTTTCCTTAATCGCTTTATGCAAACCTGtcataatgcaaaataattttttttattcgaTATACGAATTGCATTTCCTTCTTGAGATGGAAAATGTTGTGTCAAGTTTCAAATTGACATGCTTTATTCAGATAGATAATGCGTTTTCTCTGTAGCATAGGCCTACTCGCCGTAGTACCAAGCTGccaaatgtgaaaatggaaattattaaCTATTTGGATGGACGATTTTATatcttctgtgtgtgcgttccGTGGTGATGCTAATTAGCCACGCGTGGACGATTAGACTGCGTTTTGGCACAATATATTTGCACACAATAACTACATTAACTAGCAACGTGTAACCGCGATTACACCTACATCAGCcaattaacatttacattttatcagGTGCGCGCCATGCTTTCATATCCACGTGCTTACTAGTTGGAAATGAGTGCTGTGTTTTACCTAACACCAAGCCACTTCCTTGATGGTGGCTACCCTTAAAATCGGGGTGTGAAATATGTGAGTACAAGTGTCAAAATCCTGACGTTTTACAAACTGGCTCGCGTGCTTTATTTACATACCACGTGGGAGGACAGAATGGGTCCTTGGTAATCCGGATACGTTTATAGCACATACGAagtcatttgtcatttaaagCGAATGTAAACATAATAagaatgatgataataataggCCCATGTGAAACTACTTATTCATTTCGGAAAagataaattatttgaaatgattttccAGTGCCTTAAAAAAGGTGTGAAAAGGGAACCTTAAGACAGACAGCCTATTTCAGTTGTGTCTGGCTTTCTTAGTGGCAGGAATTAAATTACTGTATGGTTAAACATTATTCactaaatttttcattttttgtgtacCGAGATGAAATCTTGTCTTCACAGAGGCAGATCATAACATGTCATTACATTCAAttttagaagaaaaaataatcaatacAATTGAAATTCTCATTGTTTTAACAAAAAGCATATTACACCCGCATGTGCTTTCATTCAGCGATAGCAGTACATATAACCTCTTCCAAGTGAAAGAGAACAAACTGTCATAAGACATTGAGGTATGGTTTTGTCCACCTACGATGAGTGAAGGCTTGTCTGAGGTCAGCAGGACTTTTCCTTATAAGTGATGTGAATGCCCAACagtaacattttcagtttttatttaaaatgtaaggtGTTAGAGAAGCAATTTCTTTCaatcaattttaaaagaatgtactgtatttcatgTTTGAAATTGCGTTGGGTCTTgggggtgttgtgtgttcactAACAGGGGAAGAGTTGCACAATGAACGgttggattattttttttattttagattatttcttttactttttcctTCCTCTTGGTTCTGTGGAATCTTTTAAGTGCTCATTGTCAGACACTTGAATCTGGTGTTTATTGTTGGTTGAAAGGACTAGTATACAGTTATATAATAATTACATGCTgcaattatattatattgtgaTTAGAATGTAATTTCTTAGCCATTGTACTTGCTGATAAAGGTGCACATTTATGGTGTTACAGTAAGATATACGGTGGAGGTGATGCAagtgaaaaaattaaatttaagcaAAATAGTAACAGATTATATAGCGGTaaatgtggttatttttgtctcattatcATGTCATTGATGAACAACCTATTAATGAATGCATTGAACTTTGGTTGGATTTGTGTAATAAATGATGCAAAGAACCAATAGGTACATTTTCtcttaatttattcattcatggaGATCACTCTTAGAGTGAAACATATCATGGTTTGAAGACCTCTTCAAGACACAAAACAGCTCACAGCAGagctttacattttacaagcaTCTTTGTAAAAGACAAGAGACGGTGTAAAGTTTCAACACTTTAACAATTCTCACTCAGTAATGAGTATTCATATTTAGAGCACAATTTTTAAAcccagaacaaaaacagaaaacgtCTTTAACGGGAATCTTAATAGGAATTTATGCCAGTACTCAAGCTCCAGATgtggaattattattttgcataaacATTTCTTTTGCTACAAAATCAAATTATTCCTtctcagaagttttttttttcacatgcaatAAAATGCATGCCTGGAGATTATATACAGAAGAGCCTACATAATTGCCTTCACAgaagcattttttccccagatacAATCAACATCAACACTTTAAGATGATACCCAGTTTGGATAAAGGGTTCATCGCATTCATGTATGGAGTCtcaacaaaagacaaaacattgtTCAGTCATTATTAAATAACTATAGAAACATGGAAATTTTCCATGAAATGAACATGTCTTATTTCTCAAGAAATAAGATATTTAATGTTCCTGAAATATTGGAAAGAGCCATTCAGTCTTTCTTGGGCTTTCTCTTAATGAAAGCAGAGTATTAAACCTCCTGCAAGTGCAGGAGAGGAAGAACACTTCCTACATCCGGAGAATCGCTGTCCATGCCCATCTACGACAGGCATGTTCAATTCTGTTGGTCTGACAATTGTGACACAGTCTGCAGGACTCTACCAGGGCCTCCAGAGGGCGCTGCTGGCTGGAGTGTCCTCTTTGCTGCTGGTGTTGTGTGCTGGAGAGCTCAGCTGAGGCGCTGCAAACTGAATCTTGCTCTTGTCAGAGGATGGCTGAGGGTTCTGGAAATGGCTCAGCAGTCTTCTCTGGGACGGTGTCTTCACTTCACAGCGAGACAGGAAGCTGACAATCTCTTGCGCACACCTGGAGTAGCCCTCACTGACAGCTGAAGAGCAGGATGTGCTGTTCGCTGACTGGTGCTGATGCTGCCGTCTCAGGAAGCAAACTGTCATCTCCAGGATGTCGGCTTTCTCCTGCTTGGAGTTGGAATTCTGGCCACGGAACTCTGGGCCCAGGAGAGACTTGAGCTGCTCGATGCTGCTGTTGATTCGATCTCTGCGCATCTTTTCAACCAGTGGCTTTCTCAGCTgcaagagaaaaacaggaataatTTTAACAATCTAACTCTTGATTAAAACATTAATGCCTGCATATTTGTACAGAATTTAGGCAATTTAAAGTGATCGATGAATTACAATGTCCTTGTTTATTTACCTTGTTAGCCAGAGTCAGGTGCTCATTGGAATAGTTCATTGCTGCAGTGACTGTAGGTGCCATGgttgctgtgtctctgtgtagaGGCAGTCTGAGATGCACTGGTCCACTCTCTCCTATTTATAGTCTGTAATCTCCATATGAATGTGTGGGTCTGGGTCTTTTTGGAGTTTCTCACAGTGTTCAGCCAATGGCAGAGCTGGAGAGGACAATGAGGAATGCGGAGCTGCCACATGCTGAATGAAGTGCTTACTGCAGGGGGACAATGAGCACGTCTCAGGGGAAcaggtggaggggagggtgaTGGAGAGTGACCCACAGAGCGCTGTGTGAATCTGGGAAAGTGCTGACCCTGTAAAGAGGGCAGATCTGCTGCCTGATGTTGGGATCAATGACAGTGACAGAGACACGCTCATCATTATAAAGTGCACGTGTGGAACTGACAAATATATAAACTCTCAACCTTACAGCAGGTTCAACCAGACAAGCTGACTGACTGAGTTACATGATATTGTGATTCAGTGGGAATGGCAGTGTACCCTAATGACACAAAACatgctttaattattattttatgctcTGTCAGGTTGCCATGTTTTTCAACATTGTTATAcaataatgatgaaaaacattaataatgGGTATATATTAGTACATCCTTGTAGGCCAGCATAAGGAAGAGGCATATGAAAATAAGCAGATGTGTGAACGTCATTAAAACCTGATCTTGGTCTCAGACATTTGCACACCGGGATATATGGTTCTGTAATGATTCATATGTTATGTGTgctcacaaaatattttttagccaattaaaattGGTTGATCATTGCACAGtcagtttcataaaaatataatttatcagGCTGGTACTGTGGGTGATAGTCTGCATTTTTTATACTTGTATGAAATAGCGAGCATGCTGATGTGGAGTGACTAGAAACACAGTGTTCTATTGCCTCCTGGTTTCTGGAAGTGGTCAGTGAGCAGCCTGACTGCTGGCAGTCCAGATGTCACAGGTCTTTGGGCT encodes:
- the LOC118208526 gene encoding transcription factor HES-5-like is translated as MAPCSYSTDYISLKMSEKERHKLRKPVVEKMRRDRINSSIEQLKALLETEFRKSDPSAKLEKADVLEMTVSFLKQQLQPRAAANQMGYSHGYSQCWGEALRYLSFSSKGNVSVKQRYGSHGTQVSTKKLCPESPASSKQSPFTAGQSAGAGLPLWRPW
- the LOC118207542 gene encoding transcription factor HES-5-like — translated: MAPTVTAAMNYSNEHLTLANKLRKPLVEKMRRDRINSSIEQLKSLLGPEFRGQNSNSKQEKADILEMTVCFLRRQHQHQSANSTSCSSAVSEGYSRCAQEIVSFLSRCEVKTPSQRRLLSHFQNPQPSSDKSKIQFAAPQLSSPAHNTSSKEDTPASSALWRPW